The Plasmodium knowlesi strain H genome assembly, chromosome: 14 genome has a segment encoding these proteins:
- a CDS encoding JmjC domain-containing protein, putative: MDLYDKNTKKRKRNFELIISPGNEEDDVDLTEKDKKNKLIISDVDCKSVPCQQKDSQIKKESDEKNRFALKGQKADEEDDQVKEIINLDGDYDNYKLEAKKKKQMGKNERAPNFPFTTAEIKLEHAQELIKKCYDACNSNNMPRKNKMMILQSGKLTKVENKCNRLMKGKKKKKKKSADHLSNNSIYKNIEEIPVIQTTMEELSNPILFFEKYNSIGLKYGAMKVKPPNFFEPQFNSYYLNMKFNIRKQKINELKHGKEFEHPEEYWSLYDVYKYNKMLEKRYLPEEKASLEYIEKKYWEIINKGNEEVISIYGADLPVSRDHPTCLFHRNLKRHKDSGRNGHGSDISAANGTRCSSTKSGTTESSCESSIDYLKRGEEGNDVLFYKGECKYAMCKNPKSANVSSSVHKLNNDMSLSHPLGNRGKKSTSNCFNSHSSNGDSANDQCNSECANADYNNDSANKEEIVSGHKEDIIDVINISDPENVMKDENYVDNREHGIKNSEDDILFGSDRKKDHCDHLRHSINGVAIDRTPPICASGINKIASTEGGVHQGTSGKNDWSEGTSYAGAKNCHNCSETYARDVKRDEVFMKQREKYYSEINNVIKNINENMNIKSLPFIKGSMLRNVDVSIEGVNIPWLYVGTLFSSFCWHTEDNYFASINYQHWGEPKIWYVIPPLYSDKVEDVIYEYLKGSSNQDDVLMEGAKGKMKKKKRRNLFNNSNLKKKLKEESSIVQIIRSEQRLKNLRISKNNPKLTSTNRITAGSTSTSNAVMASTSATSTTMARNSHSSSSSTSSSTTTSASHKRMEDNLLLIDVDINNAHLIYRKSYLNYKIVDRNEINFKKGNHKNKIYKLTIQVPIEVFLKNNIPVYKNIQRKNEFIFLWPKTFHGGFNSGYNCNEACNIAPTFWLFYGLQSYYNYKYFRNTCISIHLILFSNLLHYQEYTFSQLKHIIYSLRYILTDEYKFFKESKTLFIEFTLNRDALLNNKLINYSKHLGLDLNKMYANFECHKNKPFFFQNIKSKLEFFYKDCDACNAPTFNSSIICPHSNDILCIHCSEEHSCKCKLKVALKRYTLLEMMKILTLLVHYANKIKAHGEKDVQIDDIPDYNSLKIFEDKNSIKIYNLIRETRRIDLERRSKTTNYRDLENYCLEKLNNNSKEKNKREKAKNEKNIVLDDYYTSSNHFKTKLTLKYFLLTYEEEMEDNPLKILPKLLV; this comes from the exons ATGGATTTATATGACAAAAatactaaaaaaagaaaaagaaacttcGAGCTTATAATATCACctggaaatgaagaagacgacGTAGATTTAActgaaaaagataaaaaaaacaaattaataaTCAGCGATGTCGATTGCAAAAGTGTACCATGTCAACAGAAGGACtcgcaaataaaaaaagagagtgaCGAGAAAAATAGATTTGCTCTAAAGGGGCAAAAGGccgatgaagaagatgatcAAGTGAAAGAAATAATCAACTTGGATGGTGATTATGATAATTATAAATtagaggcaaaaaaaaagaaacaaatgggaaaaaacgAACGAGCACCCAATTTTCCATTTACAACCgcggaaataaaattagaaCACGCACAggaattaattaaaaaatgctaCGACGCGTGTAATAGCAACAACATGcccagaaaaaataaaatgatgatattacaaagtggaaaattaacaaaagtggaaaataagTGTAACCGCCtcatgaaaggaaaaaaaaaaaaaaaaaaaaaatccgcaGACCATCTTTCGAACAATAGcatttataaaaacataGAAGAAATACCTGTGATCCAAACAACAATGGAAGAATTATCAAatccaattttatttttcgaaaagTATAATTCCATTGGACTAAAATATGGAGCAATGAAGGTAAAACCACCCAATTTTTTCGAACCACAATTTAACTCGTACTacctaaatatgaaattTAATATACGCAAACAGAAAATCAACGAACTCAAACATGGGAAGGAATTTGAGCACCCTGAGGAGTACTGGTCCTTGTATGATGTGTACAAATATAACAAAATGCTAGAGAAGAGGTACCTACCGGAAGAAAAAGCAAGCTTAGAATATATCGAAAAGAAATATTGGGAAATCATCAACAAAGGGAATGAGGAAGTCATTTCTATATATGGTGCCGATTTGCCCGTATCAAGGGATCATCCTACTTGCCTATTTCATAGAAACCTAAAAAGGCATAAGGACTCAGGGAGGAATGGCCATGGTAGTGACATTAGCGCTGCAAACGGGACCAGATGTAGCAGTACCAAGAGTGGGACCACTGAATCGTCGTGTGAGTCGAGCATCGATTATCtgaaaaggggagaagaaggGAACGATGTTTTATTCTATAAGGGTGAGTGCAAATATGCAATGTGTAAAAACCCTAAGAGCGCGAATGTGTCATCATCTGTGCATAAACTGAATAATGACATGAGCCTTTCGCATCCGTTGGGGAATAGAGgtaaaaaaagtacaagCAATTGCTTTAATAGTCACAGCTCTAATGGGGACAGTGCCAATGACCAATGTAACAGTGAATGTGCAAATGCTGACTACAACAATGACAGTGCAAATAAAGAAGAGATAGTTAGTGGGCATAAAGAGGATATAATAGATGTAATTAACATTTCTGATCCAGAAAATGTCATGAAGGACGAGAACTATGTGGATAATAGAGAGCACGGAATAAAGAATAGCGAGGATGACATTCTTTTCGGGAGCGATCGAAAAAAGGATCACTGTGATCATTTAAGGCATAGTATCAATGGAGTCGCTATTGATAGAACCCCCCCCATTTGTGCAAGTGGTATAAACAAAATTGCTAGCACTGAAGGAGGTGTGCACCAAGGCACCAGTGGTAAAAATGATTGGAGTGAAGGCACCTCCTATGCAGGGGCGAAAAATTGTCATAATTGCAGTGAAACATATGCAAGAGACGTAAAGCGCGATGAAGTGTTTATGAAGCAGAGAGAAAAGTACTACTCCGAAATAAATAATGTAATTAAAaacataaatgaaaatatgaatataaaaTCATTGCCCTTTATAAAAGGATCGATGCTACGAAATGTAGATGTATCGATCGAGGGGGTTAACATTCCATGGTTATATGTCGGAACgctcttttcctccttctgttgGCACACAGAAGATAATTATTTCGCTTCTATAAATTATCAGCATTGGGGGGAACCCAAAATATGGTACGTCATACCACCTCTATACAGTGACAAGGTCGAAGATGTTATTTATGAATACTTAAAAGGGAGCAGTAATCAAGATGATGTGTTGATGGAAGGTgccaaaggaaaaatgaaaaaaaagaagcgcaGAAATTTATTCAATAAttccaatttaaaaaaaaaactcaaagAAGAGAGCTCTATTGTACAAATTATAAGAAGTGAGCAAAGGCTAAAAAATTTGCgcatttcaaaaaataacCCGAAATTAACCTCTACGAATCGTATTACCGCTGGAAGTACGAGCACCTCCAATGCTGTAATGGCTAGCACTAGCGCGACTTCAACTACTATGGCTAGAAATAGCCACAGCAGCAGTAGCAGTACTAGCAGTAGTACGACCACGAGCGCTAGCCATAAAAGAATGGAAGATAATTTACTCCTTATAGATGTGGATATAAATAATGCACATTTGATATACAGAAAATCATATTTGAATTACAAAATTGTGGATAGAAatgaaattaattttaaaaagggcaatcataaaaataaaatttacaaattaaCCATTCAAGTTCCAATTGAggtttttcttaaaaataacattcccgtttataaaaatattcaaagaaaaaatgaattcattTTCCTATGGCCTAAAACCTTTCATGGAGGTTTTAATTCAGGCTATAACTGTAATGAAGCTTGCAATATTGCCCCTACATTTTGGCTATTTTATGGCCTACAGTCATATTACAATTACAAATATTTTAGAAACACTTGTATATCCATCCatttgattttattttcaaatttactCCATTATCAAGAATATACCTTTAGTCAACTCAAGCATATTATATACTCCTTGCGTTATATACTAACTGATGagtacaaattttttaaggaaagtAAAACGTTATTTATAGAGTTCACGCTAAATCGCGATGCACTTTTAAATAATAAGCTTATAAATTATTCAAAACACTTAGGGCTAGATTTGAATAAAATGTACGCGAATTTCGAATGCCACAAAAATAagcccttctttttccaaaatattaAGAGTaaattggaatttttttacaaggATTGCGATGCCTGTAATGCCCCCACCTTCAACA gttcAATTATATGTCCCCACTCTAATGACATTCTATGTATTCATTGCTCCGAAGAACATAGCTGTAAATGCAAATTAAA GGTTGCATTAAAAAGATATACGCTTCtagaaatgatgaaaattttgacCCTCCTAGTTCACTATGCTAATAAAATT AAAGCGCATGGTGAAAAGGATGTGCAAATTGACGACATTCCTGATTACAAttctttgaaaatttttgaagaCAAGAACtcaattaaaatatataacttAATTCGAGAGACAAGAAGGATAGATCTCGAGAGGAGATCCAAAACGACAAATTATAGAGACCTAGAAAATTACTGCttagaaaaattaaacaacaatagcaaggagaaaaacaagagggaaaaggcaaagaatgaaaagaatattGTGTTGGATGATTACTACACAAGTTCAAACCATTTTAAGACCAAGTTGACcttgaaatattttcttctaacaTACGAAGAAGAGATGGAAGATAATCCTTTGAAAATTTTACCAAAACTTCTAGTTTAA
- a CDS encoding RuvB-like helicase 1, putative → MNIIESNREKERISLHSHISGLGLDADGFVQDLILEQKKGKSGKMGVNGMMNGQPKGSVIKHANPDEALCNEFTGNAMEEEQGMKATSELNGYSHTNGECAHPQEESDDEVYRNFYNCKGMIGQKKAREAAGIFINLIKEKNICKCLLLAGPSGSGKTAIAIAISKEISEDSIPFCIFNASQVYSCEVKKTEILTQYIRKSIGVKIKEIKEVFEGEVIKIEPFYDDTYEEKKISYVHITLKTLKEQKKIKIHSSIYENIVKEKIQEKDIIYIESHSGLVKRVGKCSLYQDMFDIETDTFVDLPKGNVHKKKNIIQNVTLYDLDISNVQPKDNILNFLQNSKSKKTEITDKLRNEINKIVYKYVDQGIAQIIPGVLFIDEVHMLDIECFTYLNRTLESNLAPIVILATNRGICNIKGTNIISAHGIPVDLLDRIIIVKTMLYNKEEILQVLKLRCKFEKIKIENEALNYLADIGIQCSLRYAIQLLTPAKILSKRKGKKRINKSIIEIVSSIFFDTKRSTQLLLDDKNKYLY, encoded by the exons ATGAACATAATTGAATCGAATAGGGAAAAGGAGAGGATAAGTCTACACAGCCACATTAGTGGCTTGGGTCTAGATGCGGACGGGTTCGTTCAGGACTTGATCTTGgagcagaaaaaagggaaaagtggCAAAATGGGCGTTAATGGGATGATGAATGGGCAACCAAAAGGTTCTGTAATTAAACACGCAAACCCGGATGAAGCATTATGTAACGAATTCACAGGTAACGCAATGGAGGAAGAACAGGGAATGAAGGCGACTAGTGAACTTAATGGGTACTCTCACACAAATGGGGAGTGCGCTCATCCCCAGGAAGAAAGCGATGATGAAGTTTATCGAAACTTCTATAATTGCAAAGGAATGATTGGACAAAAGAAGGCGAGAGAAGCTGCAGGAATATTTATCAATctaattaaggaaaaaaatatatgcaaatgTTTACTGTTAGCAGGCCCCAGTGGAAGCGGAAAAACAGCCATAGCAATAGCTATAAGTAAAGAAATTAGTGAAGATTCTATCCCTTTTTGCATCTTCAACGCATCTCAGGTATACTCttgtgaagtaaaaaaaacagaaatattAACTCAATATATAAGGAAAAGTATCggcgtaaaaataaaagaaattaaagaagTGTTTGAGGGTGAAGTCATCAAGATAGAACCATTTTATGATGATACatacgaagaaaaaaaaatttcctatGTGCATATTACCTTGAAGACTttgaaggaacagaaaaaaataaaaatacattcatctatttatgaaaatattgttaaagagaaaattcaAGAAAAAGATATTATATACATTGAATCACACAGCGGGTTAGTCAAACGAGTCGGAAAATGCAGCCTATACCAAGATATGTTTGACATCGAGACGGACACGTTTGTTGACTTACCTAAAGGAAACGtgcataagaaaaaaaatattattcaaAATGTTACCCTCTACGATTTAGATATATCTAATGTGCAGCCAAAGGATAACATTctcaattttttgcaaaactcGAAATCGAAGAAAACCGAAATTACGGATAAATTGAGAAatgaaattaacaaaattgtttATAAATATGTTGACCAGGGGATAGCTCAAATTATACCGGGAGTCCTCTTCATTGACGAG GTGCATATGCTAGATATTGAATGCTTTACTTATTTGAACAGAACCTTGGAATCCAACTTGGCCCCTATAGTCATTTTGGCAACAAATCGGGGAATATGCAACATAAAAG GTACGAACATTATATCTGCCCACGGAATCCCAGTTGACTTACTTGACCGAATCATAATTGTTAAAACGATGTTGTACAATAAGGAGGAAATACTGCAG GTTCTAAAGCTGAGGTGCAAAtttgagaaaataaaaatagaaaacgAAGCCTTAAATTATTTGGCCGACATAG GCATTCAGTGTTCCCTAAGATATGCCATTCAACTTTTAACCCcagcaaaaatattatccaaaagaaaagggaaaaaacggaTAAATAAAAGCATCATAGAAAttgtttcctccattttttttgacacAAAAAGATCCACGCAGCTTCTCTTGGacgacaaaaataaatatttgtaTTAG